In Dama dama isolate Ldn47 chromosome 9, ASM3311817v1, whole genome shotgun sequence, the following proteins share a genomic window:
- the RLN3 gene encoding relaxin-3, whose translation MLRHLVLLLAVGLLAGELLPKTEARATPYGVKLCGREFIRAVIFTCGGSRWRRARDAVEDAFPEVDTDSESELDEAVASSEWLALTKSPQAFYGAGQGWQGTPGSLRSRRDVLAGLSSNCCKRGCSKSEIGRLC comes from the exons ATGCTCAGACACCTGGTGCTGTTGCTGGCCGTGGGGCTGCTGGCTGGGGAGCTGTTGCCGAAGACCGAGGCCCGGGCAACACCCTACGGAGTGAAACTTTGCGGCCGTGAATTCATCCGAGCAGTCATCTTCACCTGTGGGGGCTCCCGGTGGAGACGTGCCCGTGACGCTGTGG AAGATGCCTTTCCAGAGGTGGACACCGACTCAGAAAGTGAGCTGGATGAGGCAGTGGCCTCCAGCGAGTGGCTGGCCCTGACCAAGTCCCCTCAGGCCTTCTACGGGGCCGGACAGGGCTGGCAGGGAACCCCAGGGTCTCTGCGGAGCAGACGCGACGTTCTAGCTGGCCTGTCGAGCAACTGCTGCAAGCGGGGGTGCAGCAAGAGTGAAATTGGCAGACTCTGCTAG